AATGACCTCGTTAGAGCTAACAGCCCCTCAATTATAAAAAATCATTAAGAATGACGCCTTCGCCCCCCTTGCCAAAGGCGAGCCCACCATTGGGGATGCTGCTTTAGCAAGACATACAGATACACCCCCATCAGTACCAGCAAACATCCATCCCCCAAAGCTCGATAGGTGCCAATAATCTGCTGATCGCTCCAGCCGTGGAGCCTGAGGATATTCATATCACCCCCAGCATGCTCGGGTCCACCCCACAGAGATCCCCAAGGGATCGAAGCCAGCCCTCGCTCAATCCGATGCCATAGCCCAAACCCCCCCAAAAATACAAAGGCCGAACCCAATACCACCGGATAGCGATAAAAATCCCAGCGCCAGTAAGCTGGCATCGGGAAGAAAAAACTCACCATCAGCAAGGTACTCAGATACAATTCCCCGCCGACGCCACCAAATGCTAGTAGCACCTCAAACGTCTGTGCTGAAAGCATCCAGGTCATCCAACCCTGAATGAGTATTAATCCCACCGCCAATACCATCGGCCAGCGATGCCCCTCCCGGCGACCGGCCCAAAATAGCAACCCAAATAAAACCAACAGGCCAAGATAGACAAATAGAGAGCGCTCAGGCTCCACATTTGTCCAACCAAAGGGCAATGGAATGGCTCGACGACCAGCTAACCAGGCCACGGTGGCATGGCCAAACTCATGCATCCACACCTGTACCCCAAACAGCAACAACTTGACCGGGGGCAACACCTGCATCAGCATTCCCAGCAGCAACAGTCCCGGAAATATCAACCCATTACTGAAACGATTGTCAAAGGCAAATAAATCAGTATCAGTCAACCGGGTACTGGGCCAAGAGATCGTCTGTTTCCAGGCCACCCGCTTCGGAGCCTTCAATCCATAAATACGAATGGTAAGGCCAGGCTCTAGTCCAAGAGCCTCTGGGTCTAGCCGAACCAGTGCCGCCCGAATGCTAGCAACTCCCTTTGCCTGAGATGGCATCTGCTTCAGAGGTACTCCAATATGGAGATGACCATGGCGTAGAGCGACTCGAGCCGGTACCCCTTGCTGACGTAACTGATATATCAAGGGGGCCAATGGATCCTCCTCTCCAGAGGATGAAATAGCCGGTGGCCCCTGCGATGTCTGTAAGTGCTCTTTGAGCCGTCGATAAGCAATCTTGAGGTCAGCTAGAGCCTGCCGTTGTCCTGTCTGGATTAACTCTGCCCGGCGACTGAAATAAGCTGCTTCCACCTCTTGTAGGCTAGCATCAGCAGCCAGATGCAGACACTGGTAACAACGGGCTACCTCTTCCGACATGGCGATAACCGCTAAGTCACTTCCTCAGGGTAGCCCGAGGGAATGATGAGGTGCCAACATGCTGCTGTCCCCTGGCTTCTTAGCCCTCCGTTCCTGCCTTTCCCTCCCTAGATCGAGACTGATAGTCACCACAACCCTGACAAGGCCCCTCAGGATTGACCGCACAGCGTAGCAGCTCAGAACGGGCATTATAGGCGCAGGTAACGTCGCCAATCATCCATTGCCCGTTGTGACAGTGCCTGGCTGCAGGAGTGGGACAAGGCTGCACATACAGGATCATCTGAGCCAACTGATAACGCCCCGACTTCAGTCGGTAACGATGATGCCGCTCCAAAATCCGATAGGTTTGCCCAGCCATATCTAGATCAGCACCCGGTTGAGGAATCCAATCTAGATACACCCGGCCCAAGGGTGTACAGGGATGGTTGAGCATAACGTCGGTAGGCAATGAAGTTGATTCCATGAATGTAGTTAACAGAGACAGTAATCTATACGAGAATTCCTGACCGATGAGCAGATCGATCAGGAACCTCGATAGCTCTCCTGAGGGAGAGAACTTACAAAGTAAAGTCTAGGAAGCCGCCACCGCTTGACGTTCCTTTGCCTCCTTAATCACTTCTTCAGCAACATTATTCGGACAAGGAGCATAGTGCGAAAACGACATGGAAAACTGGCCCCGGCCTGACGTCATAGTCCGTAGGTCACCAATGTAGCCAAACATTTCACTCAAGGGAGCATCTGCCTTGATTCGCACTCCAGTAGGTCCTGGCTCCTGGGACTTAATCATGCCGCGGCGGCGGTTGAGGTCACCGATCACATCTCCCATATAGTCATCAGGGGTAAAGACGTCAACGGCCATCACCGGCTCAAGTAGTTGGGGCTTAGCCTTAGGCATCGACTGCCGATAGGCCGCTTTGGCAGCAATCTCGAAGGCAATAGCAGAAGAGTCCACCGGGTGGTAGGCACCATCACTCAGGGTTACCTTGAGATCCACCACCGGGTAGCCAGCCAACGGGCCTTTTTCGATGCTAGTTTCAAACCCTTTCTGTACCGCTGGCCAGAATTCTCGGGGGACATTGCCACCAGTCACCTTAGACTCAAACTGGAAGCCGCTGCCAGGATCGCCCGGCTCGATGGTGTAGTCAATCTTACCAAACTGGCCAGAGCCACCTGTCTGCTTCTTGTGGGTGTAGCTGTCTTGCAGCACCTTGGTAATGGTCTCGCGGTAGGCTACCTGAGGCTTGCCGACTTCGACCTCAACCCCATAGGTACGCTTGAGAATATCCACCTTAACGTCTAGGTGCAGTTCACCCATTCCCTTCAGAATGGTTTCCCCGCTCTCTTCGTCGGTTTCGACGTAGAAGGACGGATCTTCCTGGACCATCTTACCGATGGCTAACCCCATCTTCTCAGTGTCAGCTTTCTTCTTGGCCGCTACAGCCACAGAAATCACCGGTTCCGGAAAGATCATGGGTTCAAGGGTAGCTGGATCCTTGGGATCACAGAGGGTATGCCCCGTCTGTACGTTTTTCATCCCGATCACGGCGACAATATCACCGGCTTGGGCCCATTCCACCTCCTCCCGGGAGTTGGCGTGCATCTCTACCAAACGGCTAATGCGTTCGGTTTTACCGGTAGCCGTATCGAGGACTGTATCTCCCTTGTTTAACTGTCCCGAGTAAATCCGGGTAAAGGTAAGTGCCCCGAATCGGTCGTCCATGATCTTAAAGGCCAGTGCTCGTAGGGGCTTTTCTGGATCGACGTAGGCAAGGCGACCCGTTTCGTTACCTTCCAAATCCATCTCTGGTTGGGGCTTCACCTCCATGGGATTAGGCAGGTAGTCGACCACAGCGTCTAGCACCAACTGCACCCCTTTGTTCTTAAAAGAGGATCCACAGTAAGTGGGGAAAAACTTCAACTCAATCGTGCCCTTGCGAATACAGCGCTTCAGCTCTTCCAGAGAAATCTCTTCCCCTTCTAGATACTTCTCCATCAGCGCATCATCCTGCTCCACCGCCAGCTCTACCAGGGCCTCGCGGTATTCTTCCACCTGATCTACCATATCGGCGGGTACATCCTGGATCTCGTAGTTCATGGGGTCGCCAGACTCATCCCAGATCCAGGCTTTGCGAGTCAGGAGGTCAACCACGCCCTGGAAGTTACTCTCAAAGCCAATGGGTAGCACCATGACTAGGGGCTTAGCAGCTAGGACATCTTCTACCTGCTTCACCACGCGGAAAAAATCAGCCCCAACTCGATCTAACTTGTTGACGTAGATGATACGAGCAACTTTGGAATCGTTGGCGTAGCGCCAGTTTGTTTCAGATTGAGGTTCCACGCCACCGGAGCCACAAAAAACACCAATACCACCATCTAGAACCTTCAGGGACCGGTACACCTCAATGGTGAAATCAACGTGACCTGGGGTATCGATGATGTTAAGCTGGTGGTTTTTCCAGAAGCAAGAAGTCGCAGCAGACTGAATCGTAATGCCACGCTCCTGTTCTTGCTCCATAAAGTCAGTGGTTGCAGCCCCCTCATGAACCTCACCGATCTTATGGATCTTACCGGTAAGCTTCAAGATTCGTTCGGTGGTGGTGGTCTTGCCCGCGTCTACGTGAGCAAAAATGCCGATATTGCGATAGAGCGTGATGTCTTTCTTCATGATGGCTCTCTAATGAGTCAAATGAGTCAATAAACCGTTGGTGACCACCTGCGAGGGGTACTCATGGGCAACTAGTGCCGCCTTCAGAGGCGATACGAACATGCTTCGTATACCCGAAATCTTAAGAGATCCTTTGTGAGGGTTACGACAACATTGCCAATTGTAAAGCTTTGGGCTGAAAAGGTGGAAGAGGGTGACTGACTTAAATGGCTGCATCTCCCTGAAACTGGGAGTAGGCGGCATTATAAATAAATTTTCCAGCTTTATTCTAGTATGGTCTTTCAGCAGCTACAGCATTTCCCCCAGGTGAGGTACAGCTTGTCTCCTGAAGTCAAGGGTTTCATGGCTATCCTTCTACCTCCTCACTAGATTCAGAAACGCTGGATGTTCATCACTGAGATCGCGGCTCCACGCCTCTGGCTTAGCGGGCCGAAAAGACAATCTTAATGACGGCATCTTGGACACTATTGGCAGGTTTATTGAAACCTACCGCCAACAGAGCATTGCTCAGGGCCTCAGTCACTTGAGCTGGATGGTAATCATCGAACAGCCGGGCCATTTCTCGCTGTAGATCGTCTGGCACCGGCACCACCCGCTGACCATTATCGTCGCGGGAAAACACAGACTGGGTTGTCATGGCAAGATTCCTAGATTCCTGCCTAAGATTTGGCAGGGTGTCCTCGTCCGTACTTTGCCCTAGGAATCCTGGTGCTGGGGGAGAAAATACTAGAGGTTCTACGGTGTTGGGATGGTTCATGGATTAGCCATCTTAGAGACGGAACGTCATGATTGCTGCTTCGTCTCCGATCAACCTCCTTGCCACGTAGGCAGTATTCCCTTCACTGACTTTGAACCATGATTTCTAATACCTCCATAGGCCTATTTGCTCTGGTGGGAGCAGCCTCTACTGTCATGACTACTGTTATGACCGCTCTTCCTGTTCAGGCTGCCAGTTACTACCTGGATTTTGACACCGATCCCCTAAGCAATCCGATTACCAGCAGTACCGTTGGGGATCCCTACGGCATTAGTGATCAGTGGTCTGATTGGGGAGTTACCCTAGGGGCCACTAACAAGGCGGGCTCTAGGGCGGAACCGCTACTGCTGTTCAACAGCAATCCTGATTCCTACACAGGCGGTGATAGGGATTTACGCAGCGGTGATCCCTGGGGTACTGCTGTGCAGAATAACGTCTTGATCATTCAGGAAGACGGGTTTAGGCGCAACGGAACTGTTAAGAATGCTCATGACCCCGATGATGAAGCCAACGGTGGCATCATTTCCTTTGACTTTCAGGCCCCGGTTACCCTGGGCAGTATTCAGTTGCTCGACGTTGATGACTTCGGCGCTCGGGGGCAGTATGTTACGTTTACGGCCTGGGATGCCGATGGCAACCAAGTAGCCACGACTCAATTTGATCACGTGGCCTTGACAGCCCCTGATCGAGTAACCAATCTGTCCAGTCAAGGCATCACTGGTGATAATTCGCTCTATGACTTTGCTCTGGGCTACAGTGGTGTAGCTCGCTTAGAGGTACTATACCCGGGGAGCGGTGCGATCGCAGGGTTGCAATGGAGCGATGACTCTGATGACTCTACTGAACCCACCTCAGTTCCGGAGCCACGGAACACCGTCAGTCTTCTGGGTCTGGTCGCTCTGGGTGCGGTCGAAGTCACTCGCCGCCGTTCTAGCCGAGAGGAGTAACGGCCTCTTGCCGAGTTATCGGGTCGATGCTGCATTGGCTGTTCGGCGTTAAGGTAGGTAATGATCTACTGTTAACCCTGAACAGATTAACTGATTACAGCCAATTAATTTGGGATTCTGGGTTAACTCCCGTGGGTATTCAGCCAATTAAAGCGACAGTTAGGGGGCGATGGAACCATTCAGCCCTATCTGAAGTCTTGGTAGAACAACCTACTCGATGTGGTCTGGGTTGCCGTTGCCTGTTGTCATTAGCGTGCTATTAAGCGTCAGTGCATATGAAGCGATGTTGCCAAGTTGCGATTAATCTTTAAGACTTTGAGATTTTGTTTGGCTATGTCAACTCTCCGTTCACAAGCTAGGCTTTCTGGGTTACAGTATCGATCAGATAGATTCTAAAGAAAATATTAAACGCCGATATATCAGATCTAGCCTAAGTGCTAGAGCTTTCCTCCGGTGAACTTTGGGTTTTGTCTGGAACGCGATTTAAATGCACCTTTACATCACACAAGTCAACCTTGTTCAGGATGGGGGAGTATGAACGCTGTATTGCTGCGATTGATATGGTCTGTGATTGAGGATACGCCTCCTCACATTCTGACAGGATTCGACGACTCTACCCTCAGTAAGCATTTAGTCAACCGAGTGGAAAGCCAGGTGCATCTCAGTCGAGATGACCACCGGACTCTATGGTCTTACCTGGCCGCCAGAATGCCTCTAATTCGCGACCTTGCCCATCAGAGGGTTGCCTAGACTTTGATGGGCTAATCCGTCTGGTGAGGCTTCTGCTGTTGTGACTCGCCTGACCCACTAAAGATAGCGAAACCCAAGAGCATCCCTTACCTGTGCCTGTATGTCTATCTGAATTGGCGTAAGAACAAACCGATTTAATCGGGAGCTCCCACCAGGGTAAAGGCCGCCCAGTCTCGCGGGTGGGGATAGTCTGCCATAGTCTTTAGCATGGCCCGTCGTAGTGCTTGTGCCTTATCAAACCCTTGGAGCCAAGTGGTATAGAAGTGAATCATCAGTTGAGCTGTTGGTGTGTCAGGTACAGCCCAGAGGGAGACGACTGCACTGCGGGCGCCAGCGACTATCAGGGAACGCGATAATCCGACTATCCCGTCTCCAGTTACTTCCCCTAGCCCGGTATCACAGGCACTCAGAACAACTAAGTCAGCCTGCAGCGGTAAGCTGGCAAGTTCCCTAGCCGTGAGGAGGCCATCTTCTGTTTCGGATGGCGCTAAAGCAATGGCTCCCGGTAGGGGAATGCCGGTGCTGGTGCGTTCTACGTAGTCTAGGAGGCCATGGGTAGCTAAATGAATAATCGAGGCGTCTAGCATGGCTGGGACCAGGGCTGTTTCGGTAGCCTGGACGCCTAACCAAGGGCGAGTCTTTAGGAGCTCAGCCACGGCCATCGCTTCCTGTTCTGCGCCTGGCAGCGGCGGCAGGGGCTGAGCAGGACTCTCCGACGTCTCTGGCATGGTGGGCATGACTGGGTTCCCGGCGACAACGGTGGCAGCCTGGGCGTCTGTGGGCTGGGTTGGGGTGGCTGCCAACAGGTGAATGGCTGGGGCGGTCAGCAGAGTGTGGTGTTCGATCAGGTACTGACCATCGCTATCTTGTAGGGCAGCGAAGGGCACGTAGAACAGGACTTCTTGGGGAATGAACACGACCCGTTGCTCTGGATCTGAGGGTAAATGGGCTCGGATAGGTGCGATGAGTACCTGATGGAGTTCCTGCAGGTAAACATTAGAGGCCTCTGACGAAGTCGGTACTATCTGGATACTACGATTACGACCTCGTGCTCCCATGGCTGCCCGTCCCTGCTCGACTGTGGTGGGGAGGGATAGTGTCGCGGTATCGAGTCCTTGCTGGTGAAAGGTGATATTTCCCTGGGGAGAGACGACCCAGATATACAGGTGGGTTGCCGGAGCCCGCTGATGCCCTTGGAAGATAAAGTTGTCTGCGGGCACCAGAGCATATTCCACCAGGGTGGCATTTAGGTCACGGGCTGTCTGTTGGATGGTTTCTAAGTCGATTGAGGCCTGGGCCTGTGGAGCCAGTAGATCCATCAAAGCCCTGGCTCGTCCTTGCTCTGATGCCTCCAGGGCGGCTCCGTAGCGTCCCTGGGCCACCAGAACCTGCATCAGCAGGGTATAGGTATAGATCTGGGTGTTGAAAACGGCAATGTTGGCTGTGTCTTCTAACCCTTGGCGCAGCGCGGTGAGATGCTGGATGGCTTCCCTGAGAGATTGTTCTGCTGTGGTGGTGGCTCCTTGGGCAAGTTGTGCGTGGGCTAGGTTGTTGAGGGAAGCTGCCAATAGTCTCGGCGCTGCTAAAGAGCGTGCGATCGCAACGCTGCGGCGATGGTAGTCCAGGGCTTGGCCTAGGGCCTGCTGGTCTTCGGCCATGACCCCCAGATTGGTGAGGACTTCTGCCTGGAGCTTGACGTCCTGGGTTTGCCGGGCCAGATCTAGACCCTGCCGGTAGAAGCTCTGGGCCCGTTGCCAGTCGCCCAGACGATGATAAATGACGCCCAGATTGTTGAAACCATGGGCGCTAGTGGCCAAATCCCCAGCTTCGCGACTGAGGGCAATGCTGTCTTGGGCATAGGCAAGGGCGACTCCATAGCGCTGCTGTAGGGTGGCCAAACCACTGAGGTTGAGTCGGATCATGGCCTCTAGGCCGGGGTGATGAAGAGACTCCAACTGACTGAGTCCGGCCGCTTGGGCCTGCCAAGCCGCTTCGTAGTCCCCCATGGCTTCGTAGGTATTGCCCAACAGACTCAGGGTCTGGGCCTGGCCCACCCGATGATCATGCTCCCGCATCAGAGCCAGGGTCTGACGATAGGTGGTGACTGCGTCTGCTAACCGGCCCAGGGATTGGTAGGCGATGCCCAGATTGCCTAGTAACTGGGCCTGGAGCATGGCATCAGATCGGGAGGCGGCTAGGGGGAGCCCCTGCTGGGCCGATGCGATCGCATCGGGATAATCCCCCATGGCAATGGCTGTCGCCGCTAGGGCATTCAACGTCGCCGCTATCTGAGTGGTGGCGCCTAAGGCTTGGTAGAGATCCAGGGCCAGCTGCCAGTGGTCAAGGGCTTGGGAATAATCGTGGCGATCGAAGGCGGCATGCCCCTGGTGAAACAGCTGATCGGCCCGTTGCCGCTGAGAGGCCTGGGCCATGTCAATGGCGTCAGTCCTGACGATGGCTGCTGCTGCCGGGGGGATCCTCTCTAAAGTCAATGCCAGCGTCAGTAGCAGAGAGATCATGAGTTGCCGTCATTCAGCAGGGGTTGATTCCGGGTCGGGCCCTGCATTTGGGCAGGGGATCTCGTCGGGGGGCTCCTGGTCCTGATTGTCTATGGTGATGCAGACATCCTCTGGCGGCTGCCTGTCCCCGTCGCCACGAGTAGCGGTCTCTGAAGCGGTCTCTGAAGCGGTCTCTGGGCCTTGCTCCGACAGGTTGTCGGTGGCGGTGATATCCAGAGTTGGGTCAAAGAGAAAGGCTTGATTTTGAAACGAGGTGACGATAGTGCGGTCTGGGCGCACCCGCAAAATGCCCCCGGCCGTGCCGCTGCTCTGGCTGGGCAGAACAATCCCCGGCCCGGTATTGGGACCGACGATGAACTCCTCAGTGGATAGGGGATTCAACAGCTCAACTGCGATCGCAATGCCCGCCTGGGTGTTATTCGGATCGATGGGCACCCCCCGCTGAATCGTCACGTCCCCTGCGGGAGAGACGGCCGCCAGACTGGTGGTGTTGGCTGTGAAATTGGTGCCGGCAAATCCAGCCACCATGGTGAAGGTATCCTGGGCTTGAAATCGCCTGGCAGCATTGATCCCGATGCCACCGCTGCCGGCCAGCACCGTGTCGACAACGATGTCGCCAACTGTTGACTCTAAGTACACGCGACTCAGGTTGCCATCCCCCAACCCATCGATGTCTGGAGGAGTTTGTCGCAGGGCATTCAAATCGCCAGCTTGAATAGTCGTACCAATGATGGAAATGCTACCGTCGAGATCCCCATCCGATGGTCCATAGGTGCGAATATCGCCGAGGGTGACAGCCCCTGCCGCCTCAATCGTAACCGCTCGCCCTGGGGCGCGAATGAACTGGTTGGTATCCATGGTGAAATGTCTACCTGCTTGCAAGCGAATATCACCCCCAGGACTGGCCGGATTGCCTGTGGTGGCGAAGGTGAGGGAGAGGCCATCGACTAGGGTGATGTCGCGGGTGGCGGCCAACAGCACCTCCGCCGTGATGGCTGCTAAGGCATCGGCATTAATCGTGATGTCATTGGGGCTAAAGCTATCGCTGGCCAAGATCTGCGGTAGGGCAGTGTTGACCGCCGGGTCGGGATTACTGGCGGTAGCAGCGATAGTAATGTCTCTTGGGTCCAGTAAGAGGGTGCCTAAGGCGCCTGGGGCAGCCTGTAAATCCACAGTTCCAGCAAAGGTGAGGGCGATTTTGCCAGACACCTCCACGAAGCCCCCTCGGCCGGAGATGGGGTTGCCGGTGGCTGAGATCTCTCCCAGGAAGGTAGTCTGGTCATCGGCCCAGACAATCACCTGCCCACCATCGCCGCCGGTGGCATTGGCCTGCAGGGTGGTGGCGGCGTCAATGTAGGTGGCTTGGGCCGAGGGCAAAGTCGATTGTCCTTGTCGAGCGCCGCCGATGTGAATGATGCCGCCACGACCATCACCATTGGCTGTCAGCTCAGCCCCCAGCAAGCCGACGCGTGTGCCCAAGGCCGTTAACCGTCCTCCCTCGGATCCAGAAACATCTAGGCTGCCGCTGATCAGAGTTGTCCCGGGGGACACCGGCACCGGATCAGCGCCCGATAACCTAACGGCATCGTCAGGCAGCACCGTGATCTCGCTGACGGGCGATGGCGTTCCGCCTGTCAGGAGTTGGGGCAACGATAACGGGGTAAATGGCTGTGGTACTGCAGCCATGCCTGCCGGTAGGGTGTCGATTTCCAAGGACAGCACCATAGCGCTATGGTGAATCTGAACCCGATGCTGACCCGGTACGGCCATGACAGTGATATCCCCCTCGGCGGCGGTGAGGGACCCTGTTTGAATCACGGTGCCACCCACTAGGGCAATGCTCTGCCTAGGGGCCACCGTTAAGTCTGCCTGGTTGATAATTGCCCCTGGATTATCCAAGGCAAAGGCGAAGCCGGTGGGCTCACCCCCTAGGGCACCATAATCATTACTGCCAAACGCCTGCAACCATCCACTACTAAAGCCAATGCCAGTGGCGGTCGTGGCCGTGAAGGCTCCAGTCAAGTCCAACTGGGCATTAGGGCCGAAGAGGATGCCGGCTGGGTTCATCAGCCACAGGTTGGCATTACTGCCCCTGACCCGGAGCAGGCCGTCTATGTACGAGGCTTGGCCCCCCATGACCCGGCCCAGGATGGTGTCGATACCTGGCTGACTAAGGAAGGTGGCGATCTGATCGGCACTGAGGCCGAATTGCTCGAAGCTATGGAACAGATTGCGGCCATCGGCGGAGGTATAACCGCCCTCGATGGTGATTTGGTTACCTGTTTGACTGACGTCGGTTTTCCCACCCGTCTCCGGCTGAATGGATTGAGCCGCCGCTGGTAAAATCATCGCAGCCAGCCATAGGTGGCTGAAGCCGATAGCCGTTATCAAAGCTGGAGAAGACGAGGACATGGTGTACTCGAGGTGCCGTTGAGGCCAGGCAGCGCGGTTGCGGAGGTTGCTGGTAGGGGCCAACATGGCCTCAGCATAGTTGAAGATGTCGTTGCGATCGCAGCTTTGATGCAGGTCTTAATCTATCCCCTTGGCTCAGATAGCCGAGACAGCCCGAACCAAAATTGGGTTCAAGCAGCGATGGCCGACTCTCCCTCACACTAGATGGCAGTTGCAGCCCGGGGGCCATAGGCTACGGTGGCATGGGCTTTGATGCTGATGCCTAGGGATATCGTCAGTTCGGGAACCCGTACTCTGCCATTAATTGCGATCGCATCAATGGTGGGCGTAAATTAGCACTCGGGACTGGAGAGTGCTAAGTCCCGCGAAGCGATTGACTCAGCGTCAATTCACGATTGGGGATAGGCACCCACAACCTAGTTAAACGAACGCATCTGGAGAATTTTTGGGTATGGCTGCAATTGCTCTAAGCGTAGCTAACATGAAGCCCCTGGGCGACCGCGTGTTGGTTAAGGTCAGCGAATCGGAGGAGAAGACGGCTGGCGGTATTTTGCTGCCAGATACAGCCAAGGAGAAGCCTCAAGTTGGTGAGGTCACGGCTGTAGGCCCTGGCAAGCGCAGTGACGATGGCAGCCGCCAAGCGATGGAAGTCAAAGTCGGTGACAAGGTGCTCTACTCCAAGTATGCCGGCACTGACGTCAAGATCGGCAATGATGACTTCGTCTTGCTGTCTGAGAAAGACATTCTAGCTACCTTGTCCTAAGACCTTCTCGATTTGTTTACTTCTCAACATTCGTCACTTCTGAACTATGGCTAAGCGCATCATTTACAACGAAAACGCCCGCCGTGCCCTGGAAAAAGGCATGGACATCTTGGCAGAGGCCGTCGCTGTTACCCTGGGGCCCAAGGGACGTAACGTCGTCCTAGAGAAAAAGTTTGGGGCCCCTCAGATCATCAACGACGGCGTCACCATCGCCAAGGAGATCGAACTGGAAGACAACGTTGAAAATACCGGTGTGGCCCTGATTCGTCAGGCTGCCTCTAAGACCAACGACTCTGCCGGTGACGGTACCACCACTGCCACGGTGCTGGCCCATGCGATGGTGAAGGAAGGCCTGCGCAACGTTGCCGCCGGGGCCAATGCCATCGCCCTGAAGCGTGGCATCGACAAGGCGACTAACTTCCTGGTGAGCAAGATCGCTGAGCATGCTCGGCCGGTGGAAGATTCCAAATCCATTGCCCAGGTAGGTACCATCTCGGCTGGTAACGATGAAGAAGTGGGCCACATGATTGCTGAGGCCATGGACAAGGTGGGCCGCGAAGGCGTCATCTCCCTGGAAGAGGGCAAGTCCATGAGCACCGAGCTAGAGATCACCGAGGGGATGCGCTTTGACAAGGGCTACATTTCTCCCTACTTCGCCACGGATACTGAGCGCATGGAAGCGGTGCTAGATGAGCCCTACCTGCTGCTCACCGACAAGAAGATCGCCCTGGTGCAGGATCTGGTCCCCGTACTCGAGCAAGTAGCTCGCTCCAGCCGCCCCTTATTGATCATTGCTGAAGACATCGAGAAAGAGGCCTTAGCCACTCTGGTGGTCAACCGCCTACGGGGCGTGCTGAATGTGGCTGCCGTTAAGGCGCCTGGCTTCGGCGATCGGCGCAAGGCCATGCTGGAAGACATCGCCGTGCTTACCGGTGGTCAGGTCATCAGCGAAGATACTGGTCTGAAGCTGGAGAATACCAAGCTAGAGATGCTG
This portion of the Halomicronema hongdechloris C2206 genome encodes:
- the groL gene encoding chaperonin GroEL (60 kDa chaperone family; promotes refolding of misfolded polypeptides especially under stressful conditions; forms two stacked rings of heptamers to form a barrel-shaped 14mer; ends can be capped by GroES; misfolded proteins enter the barrel where they are refolded when GroES binds) — protein: MAKRIIYNENARRALEKGMDILAEAVAVTLGPKGRNVVLEKKFGAPQIINDGVTIAKEIELEDNVENTGVALIRQAASKTNDSAGDGTTTATVLAHAMVKEGLRNVAAGANAIALKRGIDKATNFLVSKIAEHARPVEDSKSIAQVGTISAGNDEEVGHMIAEAMDKVGREGVISLEEGKSMSTELEITEGMRFDKGYISPYFATDTERMEAVLDEPYLLLTDKKIALVQDLVPVLEQVARSSRPLLIIAEDIEKEALATLVVNRLRGVLNVAAVKAPGFGDRRKAMLEDIAVLTGGQVISEDTGLKLENTKLEMLGQARRVTITKDTTTLVAEGNENDVKARCEQIRRQIEESDSSYDKEKLQERLAKLSGGVAVIKVGAATETEMKDRKLRLEDAINATKAAVEEGIVPGGGTTLAHLVPDLEQWVQANLAGEELTGGTIVSRALAAPLMRIAENAGKNGAVVAERVKEQPFDTGYDAANDRFTDLFQAGIVDPAKVTRSALQNAASIAGMVLTTECIVVDKPEPKENAGAGAGMGGDFDY